The following coding sequences lie in one Rutidosis leptorrhynchoides isolate AG116_Rl617_1_P2 chromosome 6, CSIRO_AGI_Rlap_v1, whole genome shotgun sequence genomic window:
- the LOC139854857 gene encoding uncharacterized protein yields MDYIRNKQNDIRAEYLSGLYDAIDSGDKTRSDVGSIRILPASFTGGPRYMYSHYLDALVNEFINFLKDERPLGHVRGVLYTIEFRKRGLPHCHTLVWVHSSVSAAMRDNLDDYISAELPDPRIDLPDYAVISATMMHGPCGLANKWAPCTQNFSCSKKFPKKYIDKTYFDDNGRAHYRRRNTGIYTTRASVHLDNDYIVPYNRLLCMTFQAHINVECCSTTSLIKYLFKYISKGTDRMAIRIAKPIGSGSCQSQQQTQPIDEIKNFIDARFICPHEACWRIFNFPIHHREPAVQILADHLENMQLVKFPVNGSHLTYLDFPSEFVWYQSKKSWQRRANLKKPSIGRISYIHPAYGEAFFLRMLLCHRKGCKSVEDIRTVNQVLHNTYRSACEAAGLLGDDREWSAVLEEASVSATSSQLRSLFAHILSYCTVTNPFALWENH; encoded by the exons ATGGACTACATCAGAAACAAGCAGAATGATATACGGGCTGAGTACCTTTCAGGGTTGTATGACGCAATCGATAGCGGTGATAAAACTCGTTCTGATGTCGGTAGCATAAGGATTCTTCCTGCTTCGTTCACTGGTGGACCACGTTATATGTACAGTCATTATCTCGATGCTCTG GTCAATGAGTTTATAAACTTTTTAAAGGACGAGCGGCCTCTTGGCCATGTTCGCGGAG TTTTGTATACGATTGAATTTCGGAAAAGAGGGCTGCCACATTGCCACACTTTGGTTTGGGTTCACTCCTCGGTTTCTGCAGCTATGAGGGACAATTTAGACGACTACATAAGTGCGGAACTGCCTGACCCCAGAATTGATTTGCCCGATTACGCAGTCATATCTGCAACTATGATGCATGGCCCATGTGGCCTTGCCAATAAGTGGGCACCATGCACGCAAAATTTTTCATGTTCAAAAAAGTTCCCAAAGAAATACATTGACAAGACGTACTTTGATGACAACGGTCGTGCTCACTACCGCAGGCGTAATACCGGTATATATACAACGCGTGCCAGTGTCCACCTCGATAACGACTACATTGTTCCTTACAATAGACTACTATGTATGACTTTTCAGGCTCACATAAACGTTGAATGTTGTAGTACGACGAGTCTCATTAAATACCTCTTCAAGTATATTTCAAAAGGTACCGACCGTATGGCTATTCGTATAGCAAAACCCATAGGTAGTGGCAGCTGCCAATCTCAGCAGCAGACGCAACCGATTGATGAAATTAAAAACTTTATAGATGCTCGGTTCATTTGTCCTCACGAAGCCTGTTGGCGGATTTTTAACTTCCCGATTCATCATCGGGAACCTGCTGTCCAGATTCTAGCTGATCATCTTGAAAATATGCAGCTGGTAAAGTTTCCAG TTAACGGCAGCCACCTTACATATTTGGATTTCCCGTCCGAATTTGTTTGGTACCAGTCAAAAAAAAGTTGGCAGCGCAGGGCAAACCTAAAGAAACCATCAATTGGCAGGATATCGTATATACATCCCGCCTATGGAGAAGCATTTTTTCTAAGGATGCTTTTGTGCCATCGAAAGGGGTGCAAGAGCGTTGAAGATATTAGAACAGTCAACCAGGTCCTTCATAATACATACCGGTCTGCGTGTGAAGCGGCTGGGTTACTCGGTGATGATAGAGAGTGGTCAGCGGTACTAGAAGAAGCATCTGTATCTGCCACGTCGTCTCAGTTACGTTCTCTTTTCGCGCACATTTTGTCTTATTGCACTGTTACGAACCCATTTGCTCTTTGGGAAAATCACTAG
- the LOC139854858 gene encoding uncharacterized protein, with protein sequence MSHLHINTDDLHNFVLYEVEIILNQCSKSISDFALPPLPADLLADLANRLIMEERNYDCAVLNAERLEHERQMNSKQKQIYDLITSSSLNEQTEHVFVYGHGGTGKTFLWKAIITALRSRGKIVLAIASSGIASLLLSSGRTAHSQFKLPLVITDESM encoded by the coding sequence ATGTCCCACTTGCATATAAACACCGATGACCTACATAACTTTGTCCTGTATGAGGTAGAGATCATTTTGAACCAATGTTCGAAATCGATTTCCGATTTCGCATTACCGCCACTGCCAGCTGACCTGCTCGCAGATTTGGCAAACCGTCTTATCATGGAAGAGAGAAACTATGATTGTGCAGTTTTAAATGCTGAACGCCTAGAACACGAACGTCAAATGAATTCGAAACAAAAACAAATTTACGATCTTATAACAAGCTCTTCATTGAATGAACAAACTGAACATGTATTTGTATACGGGCACGGTGGTACCGGGAAGACATTCTTATGGAAAGCCATAATCACAGCACTGAGATCTAGAGGTAAGATAGTTCTTGCTATTGCATCATCTGGCATTGCATCTTTACTTCTATCTTCGGGAAGAACCGCACATTCTCAATTCAAACTGCCGCTGGTCATAACCGATGAATCGATGTGA
- the LOC139854860 gene encoding uncharacterized protein, translated as MATLLQNTDLIVWDEAPMNDKRCFEALDRSLRDILGNTEEFFGGKSVILGGEFKQTLPIQTKGGKSAILGACITTSHLWQRFKVFILTENMRLLRPGLTPSMRVKNAEFSKWLLRVGNGKIGEPDTEDPLNSCWVQIPDQFCIPNDENGLLNLDMVDGPVTTYCNYDTPNPHGNDGGESELLYPAEYLNTLNYPG; from the exons ATGGCGACATTACTGCAGAACACGGACCTTATTGTATGGGATGAGGCGCCAATGAATGATAAGCGCTGTTTTGAAGCTCTTGATAGGAGCCTTCGAGATATTTTAGGAAACACTGAAGAATTTTTTGGGGGTAAGTCTGTGATACTTGGTGGTGAATTTAAACAAACGTTACCTATTCAGACAAAAGGAGGGAAATCAGCTATCCTTGGTGCTTGTATTACTACTTCACATTTGTGGCAGCGATTCAAGGTTTTTATACTTACAGAAAACATGCGACTACTTAGGCCAGGGCTGACACCATCAATGAGGGTGAAGAACGCAGAATTTTCGAAGTGGTTGTTGAGGGTAGGAAATGGTAAAATTGGTGAGCCTGACACAGAAGACCCGTTGAATAGTTGTTGGGTACAAATACCTGACCAGTTCTGTATTCCTAATGATGAAAATGGATTG CTTAATCTCGATATGGTTGATGGTCCAGTTACAACTTACTGCAACTACGACACTCCAAATCCACATGGAAATGACGGTGGTGAGTCGGAGTTGCTCTACCCTGCAGAATATCTAAATACGCTGAACTACCCTGGGTAG